The following are encoded in a window of Ferrimicrobium acidiphilum DSM 19497 genomic DNA:
- a CDS encoding NADH:flavin oxidoreductase/NADH oxidase — protein sequence MSSLFSPLHLREITFTNRAWVSSMCQYSATDGVVGDWHLVHLGSFATGGAGLVMVEASAVSPEGRISVYCPGLWNDTQVRAWSRVTNFVHSQNSKVGIQLAHSGRKGSTTAPWDDHLIASAEEGGWTAVAPSAIAFQGYPVPHALSAAEIEDIITSFADAARRAVKAGFDLVEIHAAHGYLLHQFLSPLSNERTDAYGGSFENRIRLLCETTQAVRESIPSGTPLFVRISATDYAPGGWDLEESIELSAALGNLGVDLIDVSSGGNVAGVKIPVGPGYQVAFADEIRSKTNIPTSAVGLIVEPEQAENIIASGKADATMLARAMLRNPRWALNAAEQLGDYIAWPPQFERARTLLD from the coding sequence ATGTCATCTCTCTTTAGTCCGCTCCATCTTCGCGAAATCACCTTCACCAATCGTGCATGGGTGAGCTCCATGTGCCAGTATTCAGCCACCGACGGTGTCGTCGGCGACTGGCATTTAGTTCACCTCGGCTCGTTTGCCACCGGTGGTGCCGGTCTCGTCATGGTTGAAGCGTCGGCAGTCTCCCCCGAGGGCAGAATCTCGGTGTACTGCCCGGGATTATGGAACGATACGCAGGTACGTGCTTGGTCGCGCGTAACCAATTTCGTGCATTCTCAAAACTCTAAGGTTGGCATACAACTCGCCCACTCCGGTCGCAAGGGGTCAACGACCGCCCCTTGGGATGATCACCTGATTGCATCGGCTGAAGAGGGTGGCTGGACTGCCGTAGCCCCGAGTGCGATTGCCTTCCAAGGTTACCCAGTGCCTCACGCGCTGTCAGCAGCAGAGATAGAAGACATAATCACCTCGTTTGCCGACGCAGCACGCCGAGCCGTCAAGGCAGGTTTCGACCTGGTTGAGATTCATGCAGCCCACGGCTACCTTCTACATCAATTCCTTTCGCCCCTTTCCAATGAAAGAACCGATGCTTATGGGGGATCCTTCGAAAACAGAATTCGATTGCTCTGCGAGACAACCCAGGCCGTGCGTGAGTCGATCCCAAGTGGTACCCCACTATTCGTACGAATATCGGCGACTGACTACGCACCGGGTGGCTGGGACCTGGAAGAGTCAATCGAATTATCTGCTGCGCTAGGAAACTTAGGCGTGGATCTCATTGACGTTTCATCAGGCGGCAACGTCGCGGGGGTTAAGATACCCGTGGGCCCCGGATATCAGGTCGCGTTCGCCGACGAGATTCGCAGCAAGACAAACATCCCCACCAGCGCCGTCGGGCTTATAGTCGAACCTGAACAGGCCGAGAATATTATCGCTTCGGGTAAGGCGGATGCCACCATGTTGGCACGTGCGATGCTTAGAAACCCGCGATGGGCGTTGAATGCAGCCGAACAACTAGGTGACTATATCGCATGGCCCCCGCAGTTCGAACGCGCTCGCACTCTCCTCGATTAG
- a CDS encoding low affinity iron permease family protein: protein MEHTAVQRRMSRILHWIGDLASRSTATVVVVVSLLIFGVLLAIAGFPVSWEAAFSTVAGAVTLVMLFVVQHTQGRNYLVLQLKLDELIRSSPEANDILVRLEVADDSELNDIEQDQLAHHESLRDPVGFTTSNNGHEEP from the coding sequence ATGGAACATACAGCAGTTCAACGAAGGATGAGCCGTATATTACACTGGATAGGCGACCTCGCATCGCGGTCGACAGCCACAGTCGTCGTGGTGGTGTCACTCCTGATTTTCGGTGTCCTTCTTGCCATCGCCGGCTTCCCTGTGAGTTGGGAGGCTGCGTTCTCAACCGTAGCCGGTGCGGTCACCCTTGTGATGCTGTTCGTTGTCCAACACACTCAAGGGCGCAACTATCTCGTCCTACAGCTCAAACTAGACGAACTAATTCGATCTTCGCCTGAGGCAAACGACATCCTCGTCCGTCTCGAAGTGGCTGACGATAGCGAACTCAACGACATTGAGCAAGACCAACTCGCTCACCATGAGTCACTTCGCGATCCCGTCGGCTTCACCACCTCGAACAATGGGCACGAGGAGCCCTAA